The sequence below is a genomic window from Candidatus Zixiibacteriota bacterium.
ACTGCTGAAGTAAGAATTGAAGCATCTGCGCCGTGAATTGTCGCAGAGCCGATGCGATGAGGCGCAGCTTTAGTTTACACGCAGCGCCGATCGCGGCAAGCTTCGGCCACGCGGCCAATGCCGAGCCACAGAGCCGCATCGCGCAAAATCGCCACAATCTGCTCGGGTGTAAATCGCTTTCTGGCTATCCGGATACTCTTCTTCCTGCCAGCGAGACTAACATTCCTCCGGACCAGTCTTTAGGGGTAAGGTCACTGGCACGAGTGGTTGTGGCGTTTGCTGTTCACACGGGAATGCGGCGCGGCGAGATTCTTGGTCTGAAATGGCAGGATGTCGATCTGGAGCAGGGGATGATCTTTGTTCGTAATACAAAGAACTGCAGGGTCATGCATCGCTGGCGATGACGCTGTTTTATGCCAGCGTGCGGTGCAGCGGAAACGGAAGGCGATTGAGTGTCTGCCGAAATGGAGTTGGCACAAATCTGGCACAAAAAGTTGGAGCGCCGGAGCGGGAGATTTGTTAATATACTGGTAGTCAACAGGTTGGGACGTGCGGAAGAGGATGAGATCCGGTGGTCTCCGCGGACTTCAAATCCGTTGGCGGGTGCTTGCCATCCGCGGTGGGTTCGACTCCTACCCCTTCCGCCAATATTCTTCTACATTATATAGGTGTTGATGCGTGTAACCCGTCGATCGTGGAGGGGTTGTTTCTGGGGCGGGCGATACTGATCGCTCCAACGGCATGGAAACTGACGGCGAAGTTGACTAATTGGAACATTGAATTCAGCGATGTCCGGAGACCGGAAGCTCAGCAGCAATCAGTGAGACAAACAGCGAAGCTGAGTCCGCGGAAGGTCGAATTGAGCGATCTCTGGACTCGAGAAATCTAATCGCAATGAGTGATACAAATCCCCTCAGAGAGTTGCCCTCGGTCGAGCAGTTGTTGATTTCGGGTGAATTTGACGCCGAGATCAACTTGCTCTCACGTCCGCTTGTAGCCAATGTGATCCGAGTTGTGTTGCAAGAGGTTCGGGAAGATGCGGAGGAAGGTAAACCAGTCGGGGCTACTGCGGAGATCAAGAGGCGAATCCACGCCGGCTGCCGTCGGCTGCAACAACGCCGCTTCACGCGCGTCATCAACGGCAGCGGCGTGTTGATCCATACGAACCTGGGACGCGCGCCGCTTGGTGAAGAGCTCTTGCGGCGCGCCTTCGACAATCTCAAAGGCTATTCAACCCTGGAGTTTGACTTGATCTCGGGCAAGCGCGGTCAGCGCGGCTCGTTCCTGTCCTTTCTGCTCGAGCAACTGACCGGCGCCGCGTCCGCGATGGCGGTTAACAACAACGCCGCTGCGCTCTTTTTGATCCTCAACACATTTGCCAACAGGCGAGAGGTGATTGTCTCG
It includes:
- a CDS encoding tyrosine-type recombinase/integrase, which encodes MRRSFSLHAAPIAASFGHAANAEPQSRIAQNRHNLLGCKSLSGYPDTLLPASETNIPPDQSLGVRSLARVVVAFAVHTGMRRGEILGLKWQDVDLEQGMIFVRNTKNCRVMHRWR